A genomic window from Fusarium oxysporum Fo47 chromosome VIII, complete sequence includes:
- a CDS encoding P-loop containing nucleoside triphosphate hydrolase protein: MGLTKVKHIILVLSGKGGVGKSSVTTQLALSLASAGHSVGILDVDLTGPSIPRMLSIEESKVTQVPGGWAPVLVHEGDSSKGLGSLHAMSLGFLLPKRGDAVVWRGPKKTAMIRQFLKDVLWDETDFLLIDTPPGTSDEHISLAETLQKDALPGQVAGAVVVTTPQAVATADVRKELNFCTKTNIRVLGVVENMSGYVCPHCSECTDIFGSGGGKSMAEEFKVPFLGSVPMDAQFISLVEEGRRPTYPSGTTVNGKDISGTNGEGEGESLVDKYRDCSLFHVFGDITEKVMTNVAN; this comes from the exons ATGGGCCTCACCAAGGTCAAACACATCATCCTG GTCCTCTCAGGCAAAGGAGGAGTAGGCAAATCTTCAGTCACCACACAATTAGCATTGTCGCTCGCTTCAGCCGGTCACTCTGTCGGTATTCTCGATGTCGATTTAACCGGCCCTTCAATCCCCCGCATGCTCTCAATCGAAGAGTCAAAGGTCACACAAGTACCAGGAGGATGGGCGCCCGTGTTAGTACATGAAGGAGACTCATCCAAAGGTCTCGGGTCTCTACACGCGATGAGTCTAGGCTTCCTCCTCCCAAAGCGAGGCGACGCAGTTGTTTGGAGAGGACCAAAAAAGACAGCAATGATCCGACAATTCCTCAAAGACGTACTCTGGGATGAAACCGACTTTCTACTCATCGACACACCACCCGGAACAAGCGACGAACATATATCCCTCGCCGAAACGCTCCAAAAGGACGCACTGCCCGGCCAGGTCGCGGGCGCAGTAGTAGTCACAACACCCCAAGCCGTCGCGACAGCCGACGTACGAAAAGAGCTCAACTTTTGCACCAAGACCAACATACGGGTATTAGGAGTCGTGGAAAACATGAGCGGCTACGTGTGTCCGCATTGTTCCGAGTGCACCGACATATTCGGGTCAGGAGGAGGGAAGAGCATGGCGGAGGAGTTCAAGGTTCCGTTCCTGGGGAGTGTTCCGATGGATGCGCAGTTCATTTCTCTGGTTGAGGAAGGTAGACGACCTACTTACCCGTCTGGTACGACGGTGAATGGGAAGGATATTTCGGGGACGAACGGtgagggagagggagagagtTTGGTTGATAAGTACCGGGATTGTTCATTGTTTCATGTTTTTGGAGATATTACAGAAAAGGTCATGACAAACGTGGCTAATTGA